From the genome of Sphingobacterium kitahiroshimense, one region includes:
- a CDS encoding TolC family protein, producing the protein MKKIKIVGVLLAALFSVNFAHAQEILTLNQALKYALENKAEAKKSTLDLENAQYKIDEVRGGALPQISGAGTLTYNPMLQKVALPGEIIGKPGETVMVAMGQKWQSNASLQVNQQLFNQSLFTGLKAAKTTKEFYIINKSLSDEQLIEKVANAYYDVFQTQLQLETVDNNLNSTTKTRDVIAGLVQAGLGKKIDLDRTSVAVNNLKANRQILINALELKENALKFAIGMPMQQEVKLPNETFEINLSTADLAAAELASRTEVRLLEKQNQLLELNRNAMKAELYPKLSFSGNLGYLGMGPTFPIFAKNEGVKWSGFSGLGLNLSVPIFTGGTTKAKINQATIQLKQAQVDLEDTKLALSLSNENAKSQITNSLLTINSNRENVQLAKEVLDNTQNNYKNGLATLTDLLDAENAYADAQNNLSTSLLNYKVAEVQLIKAKGELNTLLNSK; encoded by the coding sequence ATGAAAAAGATAAAAATAGTAGGAGTGCTATTAGCCGCTTTGTTTTCAGTGAATTTCGCGCATGCGCAGGAAATATTAACATTGAACCAAGCTCTTAAGTATGCGCTGGAAAACAAAGCAGAGGCAAAAAAATCAACACTTGATTTAGAGAACGCCCAGTATAAAATTGACGAAGTCCGAGGGGGAGCTCTTCCGCAGATTAGTGGTGCAGGTACATTGACATATAACCCAATGTTACAGAAGGTGGCACTACCTGGAGAAATTATTGGAAAACCCGGTGAAACAGTAATGGTCGCAATGGGGCAAAAGTGGCAATCAAATGCTTCCCTGCAGGTTAATCAGCAGCTATTTAACCAATCATTATTTACGGGTTTAAAAGCCGCAAAAACTACAAAAGAGTTCTATATCATTAATAAAAGCTTGTCTGATGAGCAATTAATTGAAAAGGTCGCAAATGCGTATTATGATGTTTTTCAGACACAGTTACAACTAGAGACCGTTGATAATAATTTAAATAGCACAACTAAAACAAGAGATGTGATCGCGGGTTTGGTACAGGCGGGTTTGGGAAAGAAAATTGATTTGGACCGTACAAGTGTAGCTGTCAATAATTTAAAAGCAAACCGTCAAATTTTGATTAATGCATTGGAATTGAAAGAAAATGCGTTGAAATTTGCTATTGGTATGCCTATGCAACAGGAAGTTAAACTTCCCAATGAGACTTTTGAAATAAACTTATCAACAGCTGATTTAGCAGCGGCAGAATTAGCATCAAGAACTGAAGTTAGATTGCTGGAAAAGCAAAACCAACTATTGGAGTTGAATAGAAATGCTATGAAAGCTGAACTTTACCCTAAACTTTCTTTTTCTGGTAATTTAGGATATTTAGGAATGGGACCAACTTTCCCAATTTTCGCAAAAAATGAAGGAGTTAAATGGTCGGGTTTTTCTGGTTTAGGCTTAAATCTCTCAGTTCCTATTTTTACTGGAGGAACAACAAAAGCCAAAATTAACCAAGCTACTATTCAGTTGAAACAAGCGCAGGTTGATTTGGAAGATACTAAATTGGCTCTGAGTTTATCCAATGAAAATGCCAAATCGCAGATTACAAATAGTCTATTGACAATTAATAGTAATCGCGAAAATGTACAATTAGCGAAAGAAGTTTTGGATAACACGCAGAATAATTATAAAAATGGATTAGCAACGCTCACAGATTTATTAGATGCTGAAAATGCTTATGCAGATGCACAAAACAATTTAAGTACATCATTATTAAATTACAAAGTAGCTGAGGTTCAATTGATTAAGGCTAAAGGGGAATTAAATACATTATTAAATAGCAAATAG
- a CDS encoding efflux RND transporter periplasmic adaptor subunit, with protein sequence MKKIFITGIIVIAALAGIMYVLKKNKKENEAQTAVVAQKNAAVAVRIAEAGIKDVNTVYVTNGTFLPKQEVKLSSEVAGRVARVLVDEGDYVKVGQTLAIIVGDKQNVSVNNAQAVYDNAKNEVARFESAFATGGVTKQQLDQMKLQLENAKNNLRSSQITASDVNVKASFAGIVNKRSIEPGSYVSPGNEMFEIVNVSSLKLKVNVDEKNIGFVKLSQNIKVQSAVLANKTFQGKVTFIAPKADGSLNFPVELEISNNAANDLKAGMYGTAYFGDDQTAQALVVPRDAFVGSVSSNQVFVVKDGKAVLTKVTAGRVFGDQVEIISGIESGAQVITTGQINLLDGTAVEIIK encoded by the coding sequence ATGAAAAAGATATTTATAACAGGAATCATAGTTATTGCTGCATTAGCAGGTATTATGTATGTGTTGAAAAAAAATAAAAAGGAGAATGAAGCTCAAACAGCTGTAGTAGCGCAAAAAAATGCAGCAGTTGCTGTTCGTATTGCTGAGGCAGGCATTAAGGATGTCAATACAGTATACGTAACAAATGGAACTTTCCTTCCTAAACAAGAAGTTAAACTTTCTTCAGAAGTTGCTGGACGTGTAGCTCGTGTACTTGTAGATGAAGGTGATTATGTAAAAGTAGGACAGACATTAGCCATTATTGTTGGAGATAAGCAAAATGTAAGTGTAAACAATGCGCAGGCGGTTTACGATAATGCGAAAAATGAGGTAGCTCGATTTGAAAGTGCATTTGCAACAGGTGGTGTTACGAAACAGCAATTAGATCAGATGAAATTGCAATTGGAAAATGCAAAAAACAATTTACGCTCATCACAGATCACGGCCTCAGATGTTAACGTAAAAGCTTCATTTGCTGGTATTGTCAATAAGAGAAGTATTGAGCCGGGTTCATATGTAAGCCCAGGAAATGAAATGTTTGAAATCGTCAATGTGTCTTCATTAAAATTGAAGGTAAACGTAGACGAGAAAAATATAGGATTTGTCAAATTAAGTCAAAACATCAAGGTTCAGTCAGCAGTGTTAGCTAATAAAACCTTCCAAGGTAAAGTCACATTTATTGCGCCCAAAGCAGATGGAAGTCTAAATTTCCCTGTTGAATTGGAAATAAGTAATAATGCTGCTAATGATTTAAAGGCAGGAATGTACGGAACAGCTTATTTTGGTGATGATCAGACTGCTCAAGCATTAGTTGTTCCTAGAGATGCTTTTGTCGGTAGTGTAAGCTCGAATCAGGTATTTGTTGTTAAAGACGGAAAAGCGGTATTAACTAAAGTAACTGCTGGTCGTGTGTTTGGAGATCAGGTTGAAATCATTTCAGGTATTGAAAGTGGTGCACAAGTCATTACGACAGGACAGATCAATTTATTGGATGGTACTGCTGTAGAAATCATTAAATAA